Proteins encoded by one window of Deltaproteobacteria bacterium HGW-Deltaproteobacteria-4:
- a CDS encoding transcription elongation factor GreAB: MTKEIVLEKIIAALTADLALFTRAARTAHAAATHAECLPDNKYDTTALEASYVAQGQANRAQDIRRALESYRSLVLRPFGDKDPLRLTALVTVEAEDNSYRHFFLGPAAGGLKLTVEDEECIVITPDSTLGRALLGKYCGDELQIGSGAARKTFTIVAVS, from the coding sequence GTGACCAAAGAAATAGTTTTAGAGAAGATCATCGCAGCTCTGACAGCCGACCTCGCCCTCTTCACCCGGGCAGCGCGGACCGCTCATGCCGCGGCCACGCACGCCGAGTGCCTGCCTGATAACAAATATGATACCACGGCCCTGGAAGCGTCCTATGTCGCTCAAGGTCAGGCCAATCGCGCTCAGGATATCCGCCGTGCCCTGGAGAGCTACCGGAGTCTGGTCCTGCGTCCCTTTGGCGACAAAGATCCGCTCCGCCTCACGGCCCTGGTCACTGTAGAAGCGGAGGACAACAGCTATCGTCACTTCTTTCTCGGACCTGCCGCCGGTGGCTTGAAGTTGACGGTGGAAGATGAAGAGTGCATTGTCATCACTCCGGATTCGACCCTGGGACGCGCCCTTCTTGGCAAATATTGCGGTGACGAACTGCAGATTGGCAGCGGCGCCGCCCGGAAAACCTTCACCATTGTCGCCGTTTCCTGA
- the lon gene encoding endopeptidase La has product MDEQNNITDETEAPDEAGTNESGANLVLASELLPSGLPILPIRPRPSFPGILTPIALSGKEMVEMVKRAFDAPSRAIGLVLVVDPDAPDSPANLHKVGVVGKIIKILHSDDNEIHFVLSCVERFRIEELIETPQGLFARVHYHHSTELSDNPELKAYSLAILTTLKELVQINPLYSEEIKMFLGRSSLSDPGRLADFAANLTSSDGQELQEILETFDVRKRIDKVLVLLKKELEVTRLQSKITKSIEEKVSAQQREFFLREQLKAIKQELGLEKEGKTSEIEKFQARLKGLKLNPEAQRAIDDEMEKLRLLEPASAEYNVTRSYLDWLTILPWGKNTKDSYDLVRARKILDRDHYGLEDVKERILEFIAVGKMKGDISGTILCLVGPPGVGKTSVGHSIADALKRRFYRFSLGGMRDEAEIKGHRRTYIGAMPGKFVQAMKSAGSANPVLMLDEIDKIGASYQGDPASALLEVLDPEQNSAFRDHYLDVPYDLSNILFVATANQLDTIPAPLLDRMEIIRLSGYILAEKVEIARRYLIPKALKNHGLKKGQVDIRPDALEALIDGYAREAGVRTLENRIKKIMRKAAMAFATGSKSKIIISSGEVEKYLGKPVFTADEVFEGVQGVVTGLAWTSMGGATLQIEATAVPTKNKGFKQTGQLGNVMVESSEIAYSYVMAHLADYGASKDFFDKNFVHLHVPAGATPKDGPSAGVTMTTALLSMISGKPVRSKLGMTGELTLTGRVLPIGGVKEKTIAARRAGLTTLIFPEGNRKDFEELADYLKEGIEVHFARDYAEVYKVAFAE; this is encoded by the coding sequence ATGGACGAACAGAATAATATTACGGATGAGACAGAAGCCCCCGACGAAGCAGGTACGAACGAGTCCGGTGCCAATCTGGTTCTTGCCAGCGAACTTTTACCTTCCGGCCTGCCGATATTGCCGATCCGGCCGCGCCCCTCTTTCCCCGGCATCCTCACTCCCATTGCCCTCTCCGGCAAGGAGATGGTGGAAATGGTCAAGCGCGCCTTCGATGCCCCGTCCCGTGCCATCGGCCTGGTTTTGGTCGTCGATCCCGATGCGCCGGACTCCCCTGCCAATCTGCACAAAGTCGGGGTGGTCGGCAAGATCATCAAGATACTGCACAGTGATGACAACGAAATCCATTTTGTCCTGAGCTGTGTTGAACGCTTTCGCATCGAGGAGTTGATCGAAACGCCGCAGGGCCTCTTCGCACGTGTCCACTATCACCACAGTACCGAACTCTCCGACAATCCCGAACTCAAGGCCTACTCTCTGGCGATTCTGACTACCCTCAAGGAGTTGGTGCAGATTAACCCCCTTTACTCCGAGGAGATCAAGATGTTCCTCGGCCGCTCCAGCCTCAGCGATCCTGGGCGTCTTGCCGACTTTGCCGCCAACCTCACCAGCTCAGACGGCCAGGAACTCCAGGAGATCCTCGAAACCTTCGACGTGCGCAAGCGGATCGATAAGGTTCTGGTGCTGCTGAAGAAGGAGCTGGAGGTCACCCGTCTGCAGAGCAAGATCACCAAGTCGATCGAGGAGAAGGTCTCGGCGCAACAGCGGGAGTTCTTTCTGCGCGAGCAGCTCAAGGCAATCAAGCAGGAGTTAGGGCTGGAGAAGGAAGGGAAGACCAGTGAGATCGAGAAGTTTCAAGCCCGCCTCAAGGGATTAAAGCTCAACCCCGAGGCGCAGCGCGCCATCGACGACGAGATGGAGAAGTTACGTTTGCTGGAGCCGGCTTCGGCCGAATACAACGTCACCCGCAGCTACCTCGATTGGCTCACCATTCTTCCCTGGGGGAAGAATACCAAGGATTCCTATGACCTGGTGCGGGCACGGAAGATTCTCGACCGCGACCACTACGGCCTGGAAGACGTCAAGGAGCGCATCCTCGAATTTATCGCCGTCGGAAAGATGAAGGGGGACATCTCCGGCACGATCCTTTGTCTGGTCGGTCCCCCCGGCGTCGGCAAGACCAGTGTCGGCCACAGCATCGCCGATGCCCTCAAGCGCCGCTTCTACCGTTTTTCTCTGGGTGGCATGCGCGACGAGGCCGAGATCAAGGGACACCGTCGCACCTATATCGGCGCCATGCCCGGCAAGTTTGTGCAGGCGATGAAGAGCGCGGGGAGCGCCAATCCGGTCCTCATGCTCGACGAGATCGACAAGATCGGCGCCTCTTACCAGGGAGATCCGGCCTCGGCGCTCCTTGAAGTCCTCGACCCGGAGCAGAACAGTGCCTTCCGCGACCACTACCTCGATGTCCCCTACGACCTGTCGAATATTCTTTTTGTTGCAACCGCCAACCAGCTCGACACCATCCCGGCACCGCTCTTGGATCGCATGGAGATCATTCGCCTCTCCGGTTATATCCTCGCCGAGAAGGTCGAGATCGCCCGGCGCTACCTTATCCCCAAGGCGCTGAAGAACCACGGTCTCAAAAAGGGGCAGGTGGATATCCGTCCTGACGCCCTGGAAGCGCTTATCGACGGCTACGCACGCGAGGCCGGGGTACGCACTCTGGAGAACCGCATCAAGAAGATCATGCGCAAGGCGGCAATGGCCTTTGCCACCGGCAGCAAAAGCAAGATCATTATCAGCAGCGGCGAGGTGGAAAAGTACCTCGGCAAGCCGGTCTTCACTGCCGACGAAGTCTTTGAAGGGGTGCAGGGGGTCGTTACCGGCCTGGCCTGGACGAGCATGGGCGGGGCGACACTGCAGATCGAGGCGACGGCGGTGCCGACCAAAAATAAAGGGTTCAAGCAGACCGGGCAGCTCGGCAACGTCATGGTCGAGAGTTCGGAGATCGCCTACAGCTATGTCATGGCCCACCTCGCCGACTACGGCGCCAGCAAAGATTTCTTCGACAAAAACTTCGTCCACCTCCATGTTCCGGCCGGTGCCACCCCCAAGGACGGCCCTTCTGCCGGCGTGACCATGACCACCGCGCTGCTCTCTATGATCAGCGGCAAACCGGTCCGCAGCAAGCTCGGCATGACCGGCGAGCTAACCCTGACCGGGCGGGTGCTGCCGATCGGCGGTGTCAAGGAGAAGACCATCGCTGCCCGCCGTGCCGGATTGACGACGCTGATCTTTCCTGAAGGGAACCGTAAAGATTTTGAGGAACTGGCGGATTATCTCAAGGAGGGGATCGAGGTGCACTTCGCCCGCGACTACGCCGAAGTCTACAAAGTAGCCTTCGCGGAGTAA
- a CDS encoding aminoacetone oxidase family FAD-binding enzyme has protein sequence MNKVDVIIIGAGASGLFCAMEAARRGRQVIVFDHAASPGRKILASGGGRCNFTNYEVDAAHFLGANPHFCKSALNRYNQWNFLELVNKYKIRFHEREHGQLFCDQSASEILAMLLDQCHKTGVHILTSQSITDITKSGEGEFVVSADLVDYAAASLVIASGGLSMSNLGASDLGYQLAKKFGHSIVATRPGLVPLTLSAQDKELLTPLSGIAIPATVTCRKVSFTENLLFTHRGLSGPVILQISNYWHPGDPITIDLLPGSDLLAELKEAKKSRPQRQLKSLLQKKLPNRLVTTLLSEELLSRPLQIIAQDDLVPVCQQLQQWTLRPAGSEGYKSAEVTVGGVNTAEVSSKTMESRKVAGLYFVGEVLDVTGWLGGYNLQWAWSSGWCAGQYV, from the coding sequence ATGAACAAAGTCGATGTCATCATTATCGGTGCCGGGGCCTCCGGCCTTTTTTGTGCCATGGAAGCGGCCCGGCGTGGCCGGCAGGTGATCGTTTTCGATCACGCGGCCAGTCCCGGTCGCAAAATTCTCGCTTCGGGCGGAGGACGCTGCAACTTTACCAATTACGAGGTCGATGCCGCTCACTTTCTCGGGGCTAATCCGCATTTCTGCAAGTCGGCCTTGAATCGTTACAACCAATGGAATTTTCTCGAGCTGGTCAATAAATACAAAATCCGCTTTCATGAACGAGAGCACGGTCAGCTCTTTTGTGACCAAAGTGCCAGCGAGATCCTGGCGATGCTCCTCGATCAGTGTCATAAAACCGGCGTCCACATCCTGACCAGCCAGAGCATTACCGATATCACAAAAAGCGGTGAAGGGGAGTTCGTCGTCAGCGCCGACCTCGTCGACTACGCCGCCGCATCGCTGGTCATCGCCAGCGGCGGTCTCTCCATGAGCAACCTCGGCGCCTCCGATCTTGGTTACCAGCTGGCAAAGAAGTTCGGGCACAGCATTGTCGCGACCCGGCCGGGCCTGGTTCCTCTGACCCTTAGCGCTCAGGACAAGGAACTTCTCACCCCTCTGTCCGGCATCGCCATCCCGGCCACGGTGACCTGCCGAAAGGTCTCTTTCACCGAAAATCTCCTCTTTACCCACCGTGGTCTGAGTGGGCCGGTGATTCTACAGATCTCGAACTACTGGCATCCTGGCGATCCGATCACTATCGACCTTCTCCCCGGCAGCGACCTTCTGGCAGAGCTGAAAGAGGCGAAGAAAAGTCGGCCACAGCGGCAGTTGAAGTCTCTCCTGCAGAAAAAATTACCGAATCGGTTGGTCACGACCCTGCTCAGCGAAGAATTGCTATCGCGCCCATTGCAAATTATTGCGCAGGATGATTTAGTCCCGGTCTGTCAGCAGTTACAACAGTGGACCCTCCGACCGGCGGGGAGCGAGGGCTACAAGAGCGCGGAAGTGACCGTCGGTGGTGTCAATACCGCTGAAGTTTCATCGAAAACCATGGAGAGCCGGAAGGTGGCCGGACTTTATTTTGTCGGAGAAGTTCTTGATGTCACCGGCTGGCTGGGAGGGTACAATCTGCAGTGGGCGTGGTCTTCGGGGTGGTGTGCCGGGCAGTATGTCTAG
- a CDS encoding zinc/iron-chelating domain-containing protein, whose protein sequence is MFRLEPGAAGCSAPTTIINREVEKLKRRVIWCERAGVERGRQVSFLYRCANRFGQRLYPLSFCHGETRLSVGCSTGACCRCRPDVFAAEKELLDLLPQRIDNSGYCPFFNLTRKNCGIYGVRPLACRIYFNLAVSAHSCRNPNEATLQLFENLKPHLEKILGPYIGGYSAKATL, encoded by the coding sequence ATGTTTCGTTTAGAGCCCGGTGCGGCTGGCTGCAGCGCCCCGACGACTATCATCAACCGGGAGGTCGAAAAGCTGAAGCGGCGCGTGATCTGGTGTGAACGGGCCGGGGTTGAGCGCGGGCGGCAGGTCTCCTTCCTGTATCGCTGTGCCAACCGCTTCGGTCAGCGACTTTATCCCTTGTCCTTTTGCCACGGCGAGACCAGACTCTCTGTCGGTTGCAGCACCGGCGCCTGCTGCCGCTGCCGGCCCGATGTCTTCGCCGCTGAGAAGGAACTCCTCGACCTGCTGCCGCAACGCATCGACAACAGCGGCTACTGCCCCTTCTTCAATCTCACCCGCAAGAACTGCGGCATCTACGGCGTCCGGCCCTTGGCCTGCCGGATCTATTTTAACCTGGCTGTCTCGGCCCATTCCTGTCGCAACCCGAATGAAGCGACGCTGCAGCTCTTCGAAAATCTCAAGCCCCATCTTGAAAAGATTCTTGGCCCTTATATCGGCGGTTACTCCGCGAAGGCTACTTTGTAG
- a CDS encoding phosphohydrolase, with amino-acid sequence MNPWPLLEKYYPPGDPAREILFTHSRAVAHKALAVAGRLAHSETLDLPFIEEAALLHDIGIRFVAAPAIGCHGNLPYLAHGYKGREILELEGWPRHALVCERHIGVGLSAAAILDQHLPLPLRNMIPETLEEIIIAYADLFFSKGEQELTREKEVERVRQSVARFGAGNLAIFEGWQARFAS; translated from the coding sequence TTGAATCCCTGGCCTTTACTGGAAAAATATTATCCCCCCGGCGATCCGGCGCGGGAGATCCTCTTTACCCACAGTCGTGCAGTTGCACACAAAGCTTTGGCAGTGGCAGGCCGCCTTGCCCACAGTGAAACACTCGATCTGCCCTTTATCGAAGAAGCCGCCCTGCTCCATGATATCGGCATCCGCTTTGTTGCGGCTCCTGCCATCGGTTGCCATGGTAATCTCCCTTACCTCGCGCACGGCTATAAGGGGCGGGAAATCCTTGAACTTGAAGGCTGGCCCCGTCATGCCCTGGTTTGTGAGCGCCATATCGGCGTCGGCCTCAGTGCCGCGGCCATTCTTGACCAACACCTCCCACTGCCGCTACGCAACATGATTCCCGAGACGCTGGAAGAGATTATCATCGCTTACGCCGACCTTTTCTTTTCCAAGGGTGAACAGGAATTGACCCGTGAAAAAGAAGTCGAGCGGGTGCGCCAGAGTGTGGCGCGCTTCGGCGCCGGTAATCTCGCCATTTTCGAAGGCTGGCAGGCACGCTTTGCCAGTTAA
- a CDS encoding DUF1318 domain-containing protein produces the protein MNKKRLILSLILLPLCACTLAKVDVNVVSERTSLENQVLGTYNTISDDLLLVASVRGISPTGKITPAPQRTPEQETAVRALETVSFHADDIETFKRLGWIGEGRDGLLTAFPRTQPKGGSSDQNFAATYSDGEFSEVLDQVNKAREVLMLRVIQTNENFTVQDLPEIRRVFAKINQQNSPPGSKVQKDDGTWGTL, from the coding sequence ATGAACAAGAAGCGCCTCATCCTCTCCCTCATCCTTCTCCCGCTTTGCGCCTGCACTCTCGCCAAGGTCGATGTCAATGTCGTCAGTGAGCGCACCTCTCTGGAGAATCAGGTTCTCGGCACCTACAACACCATCAGCGACGACCTTCTCCTCGTCGCCTCGGTGCGCGGTATCTCGCCAACAGGCAAGATTACCCCGGCGCCACAGCGGACGCCGGAGCAGGAAACGGCGGTGCGGGCGCTGGAGACGGTCTCCTTCCATGCCGACGACATCGAAACCTTCAAACGTCTCGGCTGGATCGGCGAGGGGCGCGATGGCCTTCTTACCGCCTTTCCCCGCACCCAACCCAAGGGGGGGAGCAGTGACCAAAACTTTGCCGCCACCTACAGTGACGGGGAATTCTCGGAGGTTCTCGATCAAGTCAACAAGGCCCGCGAAGTTCTGATGCTGCGGGTCATCCAGACCAACGAGAACTTTACCGTGCAGGATCTTCCTGAGATTCGCCGCGTCTTTGCCAAAATCAATCAGCAGAACAGCCCGCCCGGCAGCAAGGTACAGAAAGATGACGGCACCTGGGGGACACTGTGA
- a CDS encoding GxxExxY protein → MTENEIANRIMDASFHIHRELGPGLLESVYEVILAKKLTDRGLVVERQQPIAIRFEGITFDEGFRADLVVEKKVIVELKSIEKLQAVHAKQLLTYLRLTDCRLGLLINFGEFLLKDGFKRVVNGIDDETRC, encoded by the coding sequence ATGACTGAGAACGAAATTGCCAACCGGATCATGGATGCGTCATTTCATATCCACCGTGAACTCGGGCCTGGTCTGCTGGAATCGGTGTACGAGGTCATTTTGGCCAAGAAACTGACCGACCGTGGACTTGTGGTTGAACGCCAGCAGCCGATAGCGATTCGTTTTGAGGGGATCACCTTTGATGAAGGCTTCCGTGCCGATCTGGTGGTCGAAAAGAAAGTCATTGTCGAATTGAAATCGATAGAGAAGCTGCAAGCGGTTCATGCCAAGCAACTTTTGACCTATTTACGGTTGACCGACTGTCGATTGGGGCTGTTAATCAACTTTGGTGAATTTTTACTCAAGGACGGTTTCAAGCGCGTGGTCAACGGTATCGATGATGAAACCCGCTGTTAA
- a CDS encoding tRNA dihydrouridine synthase DusB, translating into MHKNYAEDLMKIRGLQLKNPIILAPMAGITDLPYRLIMKPAGAALVFTEMVSAVGLVRAKGRNRTFELLDSRPEERPLGVQLFGSDPEYLAQGARLVASHADLIDLNLGCPVPKVTKGGGGSALLRTPEQIRRIIAAMRAAWDGPLTVKIRSGWDAEQINFLEIGRIAQEEGVDAITLHPRTRSQGFSGLSDWTHLRRLKEDLTIPVIGSGDIFTAEDGVRMLTETGCDAIMIGRGGYGNPWLLAELAARLQGKNWQAPTPTERAQVAHHHLELALEILGERRSLGEMRKHLCWYARGLSGAAAFRQTINRAEEVSTMRALIDAFFADEDHTA; encoded by the coding sequence ATGCACAAAAATTATGCAGAAGACCTCATGAAAATTCGCGGACTCCAACTGAAAAACCCGATTATTCTTGCCCCGATGGCCGGAATTACCGACCTCCCCTATCGGCTGATCATGAAGCCGGCCGGAGCGGCGCTGGTCTTTACTGAAATGGTCAGCGCCGTCGGTCTGGTTCGGGCCAAGGGACGCAATCGCACCTTTGAACTCCTCGACTCCCGCCCGGAAGAACGCCCCCTCGGCGTGCAACTTTTCGGCAGCGATCCCGAATACCTGGCACAAGGGGCGCGACTGGTTGCGAGTCACGCCGATTTGATCGATCTCAATCTCGGCTGCCCGGTCCCCAAAGTCACCAAGGGCGGCGGCGGCAGTGCCCTGTTGCGAACACCGGAGCAGATTCGCCGCATCATTGCCGCCATGCGCGCGGCCTGGGATGGCCCCTTGACGGTCAAGATCCGCTCCGGCTGGGATGCCGAACAGATCAATTTTCTGGAGATCGGCCGGATTGCCCAAGAGGAAGGCGTTGATGCCATCACTCTACATCCCCGCACCCGCAGCCAGGGCTTTTCCGGCTTATCGGACTGGACGCATCTGCGCCGGCTCAAAGAGGACCTGACGATTCCGGTGATCGGCAGCGGCGATATCTTCACCGCTGAAGACGGGGTGCGCATGCTGACCGAGACCGGTTGCGACGCGATCATGATCGGCCGCGGCGGCTACGGTAACCCCTGGCTCCTGGCTGAACTGGCGGCGCGTTTGCAGGGCAAAAACTGGCAGGCACCGACCCCGACTGAGCGGGCGCAAGTCGCGCACCACCACCTCGAACTTGCTTTGGAGATTCTTGGCGAACGCCGAAGTCTCGGCGAAATGCGGAAACATCTCTGCTGGTACGCCCGCGGCCTGTCCGGTGCCGCTGCTTTTCGCCAAACGATCAATCGTGCCGAAGAGGTCTCCACCATGCGCGCGCTGATCGATGCTTTTTTTGCGGATGAGGATCATACGGCATGA
- a CDS encoding nucleoside triphosphate pyrophosphohydrolase: MTLDKNLSALQRLIEIMDRLRSPGGCPWDAEQTPESLVPYLLEEAHETIEAIEAGDPTLICDELGDLLLQVVFHARIFSERGAFDVGDIANAISDKLVRRHPHVFADVTLQNQSDLTAQWEQVKAGEKAQRGESERTLLESIPRSLPALSRTWKLIEKSARSGRVWPHSSENLASCATTVQALYAGMSDEALGEALFALVAVARDGGIDPEGALRRATHRHFHTGDENA, from the coding sequence ATGACCCTCGACAAAAATCTGAGCGCTTTGCAGCGTCTCATTGAAATTATGGATCGCCTGCGTTCCCCGGGCGGGTGTCCCTGGGATGCGGAGCAGACACCGGAAAGTCTGGTCCCTTATCTCCTTGAAGAAGCACATGAAACGATTGAAGCGATCGAAGCCGGCGATCCGACGCTGATCTGCGATGAACTCGGAGATCTCCTGCTGCAGGTGGTTTTTCATGCCCGCATCTTCTCTGAACGGGGCGCCTTCGATGTCGGAGATATTGCCAATGCCATCAGCGACAAATTGGTCCGTCGCCATCCTCATGTCTTTGCCGATGTCACCCTGCAAAATCAGAGCGATTTGACAGCGCAGTGGGAGCAGGTCAAGGCTGGCGAGAAGGCACAGCGCGGAGAGAGCGAGCGTACGCTGCTGGAGAGTATCCCGCGCAGTCTTCCAGCTTTGTCGCGAACCTGGAAACTGATCGAAAAGAGTGCGCGCAGTGGCAGGGTCTGGCCACATTCAAGTGAGAATCTGGCCAGTTGCGCAACAACAGTTCAAGCTTTGTATGCAGGGATGAGCGACGAAGCGCTGGGGGAAGCCCTCTTTGCTCTGGTCGCGGTAGCTCGGGACGGTGGAATCGACCCGGAAGGGGCGCTGCGCCGGGCAACGCATCGCCACTTTCACACCGGGGATGAAAACGCTTGA
- a CDS encoding agmatine deiminase: MMTNRRLPAEWEEQDGVLLSWPHADSDWSDDLDKVEPVFAAIAAAISHYERVVIVAPESELILPSIVAAGGNPQQVTLFNLPTNDTWSRDFGPITVVEEDRLRLLDFGFNGWGLKFAANHDNQITRRLVEAGLFGKNHPQVVGLILEGGAIESDGAGTILTTSECLLNPNRNPHLQQREIEAQLGQLLGAQRFLWLEHGYLVGDDTDSHIDTLARLCPNDTIAYVFCDDPGDEHYAALQRMREQLRSFRTADDRPYRLLPLPWPQACYGPSNERLPATYANFLIINGAVLVPTYNCAQDETALNVIAQAFPDRKIIGIDCSPLILQHGSLHCVTMQLPQGVLTGDK; encoded by the coding sequence ATGATGACAAACCGAAGACTCCCGGCCGAATGGGAAGAACAGGACGGTGTCCTCCTCAGTTGGCCGCACGCTGACAGCGACTGGAGTGACGATCTCGACAAGGTCGAACCGGTCTTTGCTGCCATTGCCGCCGCCATCAGCCATTATGAACGGGTAGTGATTGTCGCACCGGAGAGCGAATTAATTCTGCCGTCCATCGTTGCCGCCGGGGGCAACCCGCAACAGGTGACCTTGTTCAACCTGCCGACCAACGATACCTGGAGCCGTGATTTCGGACCGATCACCGTCGTGGAAGAAGATCGTCTCCGCCTCCTCGACTTCGGTTTCAATGGCTGGGGACTGAAATTCGCCGCCAATCACGACAACCAGATCACCCGCCGCCTCGTAGAAGCCGGGCTCTTCGGCAAGAATCATCCGCAGGTCGTCGGCCTCATCCTCGAAGGGGGCGCCATCGAAAGTGATGGCGCCGGCACCATCCTCACCACCTCGGAATGCCTCCTCAATCCTAATCGCAATCCCCATCTGCAGCAAAGGGAGATTGAAGCGCAACTCGGGCAATTACTCGGCGCTCAGCGCTTCCTTTGGCTTGAGCATGGGTATCTCGTCGGCGACGATACCGATTCGCACATCGACACCCTGGCCCGGCTCTGTCCGAATGACACCATCGCTTACGTCTTCTGTGACGATCCCGGAGACGAACACTATGCAGCATTGCAACGCATGAGGGAACAACTCCGCTCCTTCCGCACCGCCGACGACCGCCCCTACCGTCTCCTCCCCCTCCCCTGGCCGCAAGCATGCTACGGTCCGAGCAACGAGCGCCTGCCGGCAACCTACGCCAACTTCCTGATCATCAACGGTGCCGTCCTCGTCCCGACCTATAATTGTGCTCAAGATGAAACCGCCCTGAATGTCATCGCCCAGGCCTTCCCTGACCGTAAAATTATCGGAATCGACTGCTCCCCCCTGATTCTCCAGCACGGTTCCCTGCACTGCGTCACCATGCAGCTGCCTCAGGGAGTTTTAACCGGCGACAAATAA